One segment of Carya illinoinensis cultivar Pawnee chromosome 1, C.illinoinensisPawnee_v1, whole genome shotgun sequence DNA contains the following:
- the LOC122275256 gene encoding probable serine/threonine-protein kinase WNK9 isoform X1, with protein MNGVSAVEPDYSEFVEVDPTGRYGRYNEILGKGASKTVFRAFDEYQGIEVAWNQVKLYDFLQNPEDLERLYCEIHLLKTLKHNNIMKFYTSWVDTAKRNINFVTEMFTSGTLRQYRLKHKRVNIRAVKHWCRQILKGLLYLHSLNPPVIHRDLKCDNIFINGNQGEVKIGDLGLAAILRKSHAAHCVGTPEFMAPEVYEEEYNELVDIYSFGMCILEMVTFEYPYSECTHPAQIYKKVVSGKKPEALYKVKDPEVRQFVEKCLAAVSHRLPARELLKDPFLQIDDYGFCSSPVEYRGDFDELSPFLRQPHYESYNINHSFINGYSNCLGYAGENDLEYHPIEFGTSEIDLFTCQEDEHLADVDITIKGSRREDDDVFLRLRMADKEGRIRNVYFPFDIETDTALSVATEMVAELDITDQDMIKIADMIDSEISTLVPEWNRGLGIEESLHCTNGNSGHNCVSKDSLLDYVSSNGPGPKNLQVLQCSKQGCAAIHGRFEEITYQVEGSEQCVTAVELKTSSQFGGIHFADIWAQREGLELSSPGSKDICCNEGNNTLDQLTVENERAIKMDDQSEYDARNSLSTTRSAERTLSDDNENEIRQELRWLKAKYQLQLRELKDQQLGVKWKLSSLSPKSFHFEHERDDGFSPPMGSPQLKRENNRPLLKPLPSGKNFTTDFLIDADKKCSTVANRMTENSETVNVSYSPENMSTAKNFYTGPWLLPHALQRATSLPVDPVDV; from the exons ATGAATGGTGTTTCAGCTGTCGAACCGGATTACTCTGAGTTTGTTGAAGTTGATCCTACTGGAAGATATGGAAGA taCAATGAAATTCTTGGCAAAGGAGCTTCAAAGACAGT TTTTAGAGCCTTTGATGAGTATCAAGGGATTGAAGTAGCATGGAATCAGGTGAAGCTTTATGACTTCCTACAAAATCCTGAAGATCTTGAGAGGCTGTACTGTGAAATTCATCTACTCAAGACCCTTAAACACAACAACATCATGAAGTTTTACACTTCTTGGGTTGATACTGCTAAGAGGAACATTAACTTTGTCACCGAGATGTTCACCTCCGGTACTCTCAGACA GTATCGGCTGAAGCACAAGAGAGTGAACATTAGAGCCGTGAAACATTGGTGTAGACAGATTTTGAAAGGGCTTCTGTATCTCCACAGCCTTAACCCACCTGTTATCCACAGAGACCTCAAGTGTGACAACATTTTTATCAACGGGAACCAAGGGGAAGTCAAGATTGGAGATCTTGGCCTCGCAGCAATCCTTCGCAAATCTCATGCCGCTCACTGTGTTG GAACACCCGAGTTCATGGCACCGGAGGTTTATGAAGAGGAATACAATGAATTAGTTGACATATATTCTTTTGGAATGTGCATCTTGGAGATGGTCACCTTTGAATATCCATACAGTGAATGCACCCACCCTGCTCAGATATACAAGAAAGTTGTTTCT GGGAAAAAACCAGAAGCTCTTTACAAAGTAAAAGATCCCGAGGTGCGACAATTTGTTGAGAAATGCTTAGCAGCCGTGTCGCATAGGCTCCCTGCTAGGGAGCTTCTGAAGGACCCTTTTCTACAAATTGATGACTATGGATTCTGCTCAAGTCCAGTAGAGTACCGAGGAGATTTTGATGAACTGAGTCCTTTCCTAAGACAACCTCATTATGAAAGTTATAACATAAACCATTCTTTCATCAATGGGTACAGCAATTGTCTTGGTTATGCTGGTGAAAATGATTTGGAATACCATCCAATTGAGTTTGGAACGAGTGAAATTGATCTCTTCACTTGTCAAGAGGATGAGCATTTGGCAGATGTAGATATCACAATCAAAGGGAGCAGAAGAGAAGATGATGACGTCTTCTTAAGGCTCAGAATGGCAGATAAAGAAG GCCGTATTCGAAATGTCTACTTCCCATTCGACATTGAGACTGACACAGCATTGAGTGTTGCAACAGAAATGGTGGCGGAGCTTGATATTACTGACCAAGACATGATAAAAATAGCAGACATGATTGATAGTGAAATTTCCACTTTGGTCCCAGAGTGGAATAGGGGGCTGGGCATAGAGGAAAGTCTGCATTGTACAAATGGAAATTCCGGTCACAATTGTGTTTCAAAAGATTCACTATTGGATTATGTTTCATCAAATGGTCCAGGTCCCAAGAATCTGCAAGTTCTTCAGTGTTCTAAACAAGGATGTGCTGCTATACATGGACGTTTCGAAGAGATAACATACCAAGTTGAAGGGTCGGAACAATGTGTAACAGCCGTGGAGCTTAAAACATCAAGCCAGTTTGGTGGCATCCATTTTGCTGATATCTGGGCTCAGAGAGAAGGTTTAGAACTGAGTTCACCAGGCTCGAAGGATATATGTTGCAATGAAGGAAACAACACATTGGACCAATTGACTGTTGAAAATGAGAGAGCTATAAAAATGGATGATCAAAGTGAATATGATGCAAGAAACTCTCTCTCCACAACCCGTTCAGCAGAGCGTACCCTCTCGGATGATAATGAGAATGAGATCAGGCAAGAGTTAAGATGGCTCAAAGCTAAATATCAATTGCAGTTGAGGGAACTCAAAGACCAACAACTTGGGGTGAAATGGAAATTGTCAAGCTTATCTCCGAAGTCTTTCCACTTTGAACATGAGAGAGATGATGGATTTTCCCCTCCTATGGGTTCACCCCAGCTAAAAAGAGAGAACAATAGACCACTTCTGAAACCTTTGCCCTCTGGGAAGAATTTCACTACAGATTTTCTCATTGATGCTGATAAGAAATGCTCCACTGTGGCAAACCGAATGACCGAAAACTCCGAGACAGTGAATGTGTCCTACAGTCCTGAGAACATGTCTACAGCCAAGAATTTCTACACGGGACCTTGGCTGCTTCCACACGCTCTTCAAAGGGCAACTTCTCTTCCAGTTGATCCTGTAGATGTTTAA
- the LOC122275270 gene encoding 40S ribosomal protein S24-1-like, producing the protein MVDKAVTIQTRKFMTNKLLSKKQFVIDVLHPGRPNVSKAELKEKLSRMYEVKDSNSIFVFKFRNHFGGGKSTGFGLIYDSVENAKKYMPKYRLIRNRLDTKVEKSRKQLKERKNRAKKIRGVKKTKAGDAAKGGKKK; encoded by the exons ATGGTGGACAAGGCGGTGACTATTCAGACAAGGAAGTTCATGACCAACAAGCTCCTTTCCAAGAAGCAATTC GTCATTGATGTTTTGCATCCTGGGAGGCCCAATGTATCAAAG GCCGAGCTTAAAGAGAAATTGTCAAGGATGTACGAGGTGAAAGACTCGAATTCCATATTTGTATTCAAGTTCCGTAATCATTTTGGAGGTGGGAAGTCAACTGGGTTCGGGCTGATTTATGATTCAGTTGAGAATGCAAAGAAATATATGCCAAAGTATAGGCTTATTAGG AATAGACTGGATACCAAGGTGGAAAAGTCAAGGAAGCAgttaaaggaaaggaaaaacagGGCCAAGAAAATCCGAGGTGTAAAGAAG ACTAAGGCTGGTGATGCTGCCAAGGGCGGGAAGAAGAAGTGA
- the LOC122275256 gene encoding probable serine/threonine-protein kinase WNK9 isoform X2, with protein sequence MGVWGCIDCCSFRAFDEYQGIEVAWNQVKLYDFLQNPEDLERLYCEIHLLKTLKHNNIMKFYTSWVDTAKRNINFVTEMFTSGTLRQYRLKHKRVNIRAVKHWCRQILKGLLYLHSLNPPVIHRDLKCDNIFINGNQGEVKIGDLGLAAILRKSHAAHCVGTPEFMAPEVYEEEYNELVDIYSFGMCILEMVTFEYPYSECTHPAQIYKKVVSGKKPEALYKVKDPEVRQFVEKCLAAVSHRLPARELLKDPFLQIDDYGFCSSPVEYRGDFDELSPFLRQPHYESYNINHSFINGYSNCLGYAGENDLEYHPIEFGTSEIDLFTCQEDEHLADVDITIKGSRREDDDVFLRLRMADKEGRIRNVYFPFDIETDTALSVATEMVAELDITDQDMIKIADMIDSEISTLVPEWNRGLGIEESLHCTNGNSGHNCVSKDSLLDYVSSNGPGPKNLQVLQCSKQGCAAIHGRFEEITYQVEGSEQCVTAVELKTSSQFGGIHFADIWAQREGLELSSPGSKDICCNEGNNTLDQLTVENERAIKMDDQSEYDARNSLSTTRSAERTLSDDNENEIRQELRWLKAKYQLQLRELKDQQLGVKWKLSSLSPKSFHFEHERDDGFSPPMGSPQLKRENNRPLLKPLPSGKNFTTDFLIDADKKCSTVANRMTENSETVNVSYSPENMSTAKNFYTGPWLLPHALQRATSLPVDPVDV encoded by the exons ATGGGTGTCTGGGGTTGTATTGATTGTTGTAGTTTTAGAGCCTTTGATGAGTATCAAGGGATTGAAGTAGCATGGAATCAGGTGAAGCTTTATGACTTCCTACAAAATCCTGAAGATCTTGAGAGGCTGTACTGTGAAATTCATCTACTCAAGACCCTTAAACACAACAACATCATGAAGTTTTACACTTCTTGGGTTGATACTGCTAAGAGGAACATTAACTTTGTCACCGAGATGTTCACCTCCGGTACTCTCAGACA GTATCGGCTGAAGCACAAGAGAGTGAACATTAGAGCCGTGAAACATTGGTGTAGACAGATTTTGAAAGGGCTTCTGTATCTCCACAGCCTTAACCCACCTGTTATCCACAGAGACCTCAAGTGTGACAACATTTTTATCAACGGGAACCAAGGGGAAGTCAAGATTGGAGATCTTGGCCTCGCAGCAATCCTTCGCAAATCTCATGCCGCTCACTGTGTTG GAACACCCGAGTTCATGGCACCGGAGGTTTATGAAGAGGAATACAATGAATTAGTTGACATATATTCTTTTGGAATGTGCATCTTGGAGATGGTCACCTTTGAATATCCATACAGTGAATGCACCCACCCTGCTCAGATATACAAGAAAGTTGTTTCT GGGAAAAAACCAGAAGCTCTTTACAAAGTAAAAGATCCCGAGGTGCGACAATTTGTTGAGAAATGCTTAGCAGCCGTGTCGCATAGGCTCCCTGCTAGGGAGCTTCTGAAGGACCCTTTTCTACAAATTGATGACTATGGATTCTGCTCAAGTCCAGTAGAGTACCGAGGAGATTTTGATGAACTGAGTCCTTTCCTAAGACAACCTCATTATGAAAGTTATAACATAAACCATTCTTTCATCAATGGGTACAGCAATTGTCTTGGTTATGCTGGTGAAAATGATTTGGAATACCATCCAATTGAGTTTGGAACGAGTGAAATTGATCTCTTCACTTGTCAAGAGGATGAGCATTTGGCAGATGTAGATATCACAATCAAAGGGAGCAGAAGAGAAGATGATGACGTCTTCTTAAGGCTCAGAATGGCAGATAAAGAAG GCCGTATTCGAAATGTCTACTTCCCATTCGACATTGAGACTGACACAGCATTGAGTGTTGCAACAGAAATGGTGGCGGAGCTTGATATTACTGACCAAGACATGATAAAAATAGCAGACATGATTGATAGTGAAATTTCCACTTTGGTCCCAGAGTGGAATAGGGGGCTGGGCATAGAGGAAAGTCTGCATTGTACAAATGGAAATTCCGGTCACAATTGTGTTTCAAAAGATTCACTATTGGATTATGTTTCATCAAATGGTCCAGGTCCCAAGAATCTGCAAGTTCTTCAGTGTTCTAAACAAGGATGTGCTGCTATACATGGACGTTTCGAAGAGATAACATACCAAGTTGAAGGGTCGGAACAATGTGTAACAGCCGTGGAGCTTAAAACATCAAGCCAGTTTGGTGGCATCCATTTTGCTGATATCTGGGCTCAGAGAGAAGGTTTAGAACTGAGTTCACCAGGCTCGAAGGATATATGTTGCAATGAAGGAAACAACACATTGGACCAATTGACTGTTGAAAATGAGAGAGCTATAAAAATGGATGATCAAAGTGAATATGATGCAAGAAACTCTCTCTCCACAACCCGTTCAGCAGAGCGTACCCTCTCGGATGATAATGAGAATGAGATCAGGCAAGAGTTAAGATGGCTCAAAGCTAAATATCAATTGCAGTTGAGGGAACTCAAAGACCAACAACTTGGGGTGAAATGGAAATTGTCAAGCTTATCTCCGAAGTCTTTCCACTTTGAACATGAGAGAGATGATGGATTTTCCCCTCCTATGGGTTCACCCCAGCTAAAAAGAGAGAACAATAGACCACTTCTGAAACCTTTGCCCTCTGGGAAGAATTTCACTACAGATTTTCTCATTGATGCTGATAAGAAATGCTCCACTGTGGCAAACCGAATGACCGAAAACTCCGAGACAGTGAATGTGTCCTACAGTCCTGAGAACATGTCTACAGCCAAGAATTTCTACACGGGACCTTGGCTGCTTCCACACGCTCTTCAAAGGGCAACTTCTCTTCCAGTTGATCCTGTAGATGTTTAA